A DNA window from Flavisolibacter ginsenosidimutans contains the following coding sequences:
- a CDS encoding DUF4256 domain-containing protein — translation MSSNRKDLSPKQREELLSILKNRFEKNDQRHKGFQWAQVQAKLEANPQKLWSLNEMENTGGEPDVVGYDKKTGEYIFYDCSAESPKDRRSLCYDREALDARKENKPKDNAVDVATAMGVELLTEEQYRELQTFGAFDTKTSSWIKTPEAIRKLGGAIFCDRRYNTVFTYHNGAESYYAARGFRGVLKV, via the coding sequence ATGAGCAGCAATAGAAAAGACCTGTCACCGAAACAACGCGAAGAATTACTTAGCATTTTGAAAAACCGTTTTGAAAAAAACGACCAACGTCATAAAGGCTTCCAATGGGCGCAGGTGCAAGCAAAGTTGGAAGCCAATCCTCAAAAGCTTTGGTCGCTCAACGAAATGGAAAACACCGGCGGCGAACCCGACGTTGTTGGCTACGATAAAAAAACCGGCGAATACATTTTTTATGATTGTTCAGCAGAAAGTCCGAAAGACCGAAGAAGTCTTTGCTATGACCGTGAAGCATTGGACGCAAGGAAAGAAAACAAGCCAAAAGATAACGCGGTGGACGTGGCAACCGCAATGGGTGTTGAACTTTTAACGGAAGAACAATACCGCGAATTACAAACGTTTGGCGCCTTTGATACCAAAACATCAAGCTGGATAAAAACACCGGAAGCGATTCGAAAACTCGGCGGCGCTATCTTTTGTGACCGTCGCTACAACACGGTCTTTACGTATCACAACGGCGCAGAATCCTATTATGCGGCGCGGGGATTTCGCGGTGTGCTTAAAGTCTGA
- a CDS encoding CAP domain-containing protein has product MTLVSVLLGFTLTLAKPSEGTHPLPEHRFAGVNKTLLLQLVNDVRKKGCKCGDTWYPSAPPVAWNELLEKAALNHSTDMNRNGFFSHTSPTNGKAGPRLEAIGYNWRTYGENIAMGYESEKEVVAGWLTSPGHCKNIMNPSYKEMGVAKVGNLWTQDFGTR; this is encoded by the coding sequence ATGACGCTTGTTTCTGTTTTACTGGGCTTCACCCTTACACTTGCCAAACCTTCTGAAGGCACGCACCCGCTTCCCGAACATCGCTTTGCGGGTGTCAATAAAACGCTCCTGCTCCAATTAGTGAATGACGTTCGCAAAAAAGGTTGCAAATGCGGCGATACCTGGTATCCTTCGGCACCGCCGGTTGCATGGAACGAGTTGCTGGAAAAAGCCGCGTTGAACCACAGCACGGACATGAATCGCAATGGTTTCTTTAGCCATACTTCTCCAACAAACGGCAAGGCCGGACCAAGGCTTGAGGCTATTGGCTACAATTGGAGAACCTACGGCGAAAACATTGCGATGGGTTACGAAAGCGAGAAGGAAGTCGTGGCCGGATGGCTGACAAGTCCGGGGCATTGCAAGAACATCATGAACCCTTCTTATAAGGAAATGGGCGTAGCCAAAGTGGGCAATTTGTGGACACAGGATTTTGGTACAAGGTGA
- the pyrF gene encoding orotidine-5'-phosphate decarboxylase, which translates to MLKGRGAYICRMTRQELVAQIFSKDSYLCVGLDTDKTKLPTHLQNNPDGVFLFNKAIIDATKNFCVGYKINTAFYEAEGLKGWETMQRTVDYIPSTHFKIADAKRGDIGNTSAQYAKAFFETMNFDAVTVAPYMGEDSVRPFLEYKNKWTILLGLTSNTGAKDFELQKLVVEKESLVEGIHTVHRSESFLYEKVLQTSSGWGSEENLMFVIGATQAEEFTNVRRLIPRHFYLVPGVGAQGGSLKDISEKALIEDCGLLVNASRAVIYASSGEDFAEAAANAAKAYADEMKAYLQH; encoded by the coding sequence ATGCTTAAAGGCCGCGGTGCTTACATTTGCCGCATGACAAGGCAGGAACTCGTTGCGCAAATTTTTTCGAAAGATTCTTATCTCTGCGTTGGCCTTGATACTGATAAAACAAAACTTCCAACGCATCTTCAAAACAATCCCGACGGTGTGTTTCTCTTCAATAAAGCCATCATTGACGCCACCAAAAATTTTTGCGTTGGCTACAAAATAAACACCGCTTTTTATGAAGCCGAAGGGCTGAAAGGCTGGGAGACGATGCAGCGCACCGTTGACTACATCCCGTCCACGCATTTTAAAATTGCCGACGCCAAGCGCGGCGACATCGGCAATACTTCCGCGCAATACGCCAAAGCTTTTTTTGAAACAATGAACTTTGACGCCGTTACCGTTGCGCCGTATATGGGCGAAGACAGCGTCCGGCCTTTTCTTGAATACAAAAACAAATGGACGATCCTTCTTGGTTTAACCTCGAATACCGGCGCAAAAGATTTTGAATTACAAAAACTGGTTGTGGAAAAAGAATCCCTTGTCGAAGGAATTCATACGGTTCACCGAAGCGAATCTTTTCTTTACGAAAAAGTCTTGCAAACTTCATCGGGCTGGGGAAGCGAAGAAAATTTAATGTTCGTCATCGGCGCTACGCAGGCTGAAGAATTTACCAATGTTCGCAGGCTTATACCAAGGCATTTTTACCTCGTTCCCGGGGTGGGCGCACAAGGCGGAAGCCTAAAAGATATTTCTGAAAAAGCATTGATTGAAGATTGCGGCTTGCTTGTGAACGCAAGCCGTGCCGTCATTTATGCCTCCTCCGGCGAAGATTTTGCGGAAGCAGCGGCGAATGCGGCCAAGGCTTATGCCGACGAAATGAAGGCGTACTTGCAACACTGA
- the kynU gene encoding kynureninase, whose product MNFQNTPAFAKQLDAEDPLRSFRNEFLIPQHKGNDAIYFLGNSLGLQPRRTKTAINNVLKQWSTWGVEAFFKGHKPWLQFHQQLTSALSKIVGALPHEVVVMNQLTVNLHLMLASFYQPSGKRNKILCEAKAFPSDQYMLYSHVKQRGLKPDEVIVEVQPREGEVLVCEEDILAAIEKYKDELTLVFWGGVNYYTGQVFDMKTLSKAAQSVGAKVGFDLAHAAGNVPLQLHDWNVDFACWCSYKYLNSGPGGIGGAFVHERHHRNENLNRFAGWWGNKKETQFLMEKEFVPEASAEGWQVSTPSPILYASHKAALNVFEEAGFANLLLKNERLNEYLRFVLSEVSTGLPNDSFKIFTPGTKEERGCQISLSVKNGKKVFEYLSNNGVFADWREPDVIRIAPVGLYNSFEEVWQFGQCLKAAVLTFAA is encoded by the coding sequence ATGAATTTCCAAAACACACCCGCGTTTGCAAAACAGTTGGATGCAGAAGATCCGTTGCGAAGTTTTCGCAATGAATTTCTCATTCCTCAACACAAAGGCAACGATGCAATTTATTTTTTGGGAAACTCGCTTGGCTTGCAACCAAGGCGAACAAAAACTGCCATTAACAATGTGCTAAAGCAATGGAGTACGTGGGGCGTTGAAGCTTTTTTCAAAGGCCACAAACCCTGGTTGCAGTTTCATCAGCAATTAACTTCGGCACTTTCAAAAATTGTTGGCGCTTTGCCACACGAGGTTGTGGTGATGAACCAGCTCACGGTAAATCTTCACCTGATGCTGGCGAGCTTTTATCAGCCATCCGGCAAGCGCAATAAAATTCTTTGCGAAGCAAAAGCATTTCCAAGTGACCAATACATGCTTTACTCGCATGTGAAACAACGGGGCTTGAAACCGGATGAAGTGATTGTAGAAGTGCAACCACGAGAAGGAGAGGTGCTCGTTTGCGAAGAAGACATTCTTGCCGCAATTGAAAAATACAAAGATGAACTGACCCTGGTGTTTTGGGGCGGCGTGAATTATTACACGGGCCAGGTCTTTGACATGAAAACGCTTTCAAAAGCAGCGCAAAGCGTTGGTGCGAAAGTTGGTTTTGATTTGGCACATGCAGCAGGAAATGTACCGTTGCAATTGCACGATTGGAACGTTGATTTTGCCTGCTGGTGCAGTTATAAATATTTGAACTCGGGACCGGGTGGCATTGGCGGCGCTTTCGTTCATGAACGGCATCATCGAAATGAAAACCTGAATCGTTTTGCAGGTTGGTGGGGCAACAAAAAAGAAACGCAGTTTCTGATGGAAAAAGAATTTGTGCCCGAAGCCTCTGCCGAAGGTTGGCAAGTAAGCACGCCTTCGCCGATTTTGTATGCCTCGCACAAAGCGGCACTGAATGTTTTTGAAGAAGCGGGGTTTGCAAACTTGCTCCTAAAGAACGAACGATTAAACGAATACCTGCGTTTTGTCTTAAGCGAGGTATCAACCGGCTTGCCGAACGATTCGTTCAAAATTTTTACACCCGGAACGAAAGAAGAAAGGGGTTGTCAAATCTCTTTGTCCGTAAAGAACGGAAAAAAAGTTTTTGAATATTTATCCAACAACGGTGTGTTTGCCGACTGGCGCGAACCCGACGTGATTCGCATTGCACCGGTGGGACTTTACAATTCGTTTGAAGAAGTCTGGCAATTCGGGCAATGCTTAAAGGCCGCGGTGCTTACATTTGCCGCATGA
- a CDS encoding SDR family oxidoreductase gives MNLSLEGKNAIICGSSQGIGYAIAQELALMGANCILLARAEENLKLAVGELDISIRQLHSYRAIDFNNHDELRKLLSEITAEKPVHILINNSGGPAAGPIVAATEEQFLQAFNQHLLTNHLLTIALLEGMKTEGYGRIVNVISTSVKIPLKNLGVSNTIRGAVASWAKTMSNELAQFGITVNNVLPGYTRTQRLDSLVENIAGKKGVPAQEVEREMLEEIPAKRFGDAAEIAALAAFLATPAAAYINGTSIPVDGGRTGSI, from the coding sequence ATGAATTTGTCGCTTGAAGGAAAGAACGCCATCATTTGCGGAAGTAGCCAGGGAATTGGTTATGCCATTGCGCAAGAATTGGCCTTGATGGGCGCCAACTGCATTTTGCTGGCGCGGGCAGAAGAGAACCTGAAACTTGCCGTGGGCGAACTCGATATTTCAATTCGTCAGTTGCATTCATACCGTGCGATTGATTTCAACAACCACGATGAATTAAGAAAACTGCTCTCCGAAATCACGGCTGAAAAACCGGTTCACATTCTAATCAACAACTCCGGCGGCCCGGCTGCGGGACCAATTGTGGCCGCAACCGAAGAACAGTTTTTGCAAGCCTTCAACCAGCATTTGCTCACCAATCATTTACTGACAATCGCTTTACTGGAAGGCATGAAGACAGAAGGTTACGGCCGCATTGTCAATGTCATTTCTACCTCGGTAAAAATTCCGCTAAAGAACCTTGGTGTGTCCAATACCATCAGAGGTGCGGTGGCATCGTGGGCCAAAACAATGTCGAATGAATTAGCGCAATTCGGCATTACGGTGAACAACGTTTTGCCGGGTTATACACGAACGCAACGCCTGGATTCGCTCGTTGAAAATATAGCGGGCAAGAAAGGCGTTCCGGCCCAAGAAGTTGAAAGGGAAATGCTGGAAGAAATTCCGGCTAAACGTTTTGGCGACGCCGCTGAAATAGCTGCTCTTGCTGCGTTCTTGGCTACACCGGCCGCGGCTTACATCAACGGCACCAGCATTCCAGTAGACGGCGGAAGAACGGGTTCTATTTAA
- a CDS encoding FMN-binding negative transcriptional regulator yields the protein MYNLPHYKEKDENVVFEFIQKHPFAFTTGCDENNKPVATQIPVFIEKKDDKLLLTGHMMKNTDHHKAFEKNPAALCVFTGPHTYVSATWYSNPHQASTWNYMSVHAKGTLRFLGEEGLIDVLRKTSLHFENGNTASSTSFDNLSEDYTSRLMKAIVAFEIEVEELDTVFKLSQNRDAESYRNIVQNLERGDEDAAAVASEMKQREATLFSSPNFIAETE from the coding sequence ATGTACAATCTTCCCCATTACAAAGAAAAAGACGAAAACGTTGTTTTCGAGTTCATTCAGAAGCACCCGTTTGCTTTTACAACCGGATGTGATGAGAACAACAAACCCGTAGCAACGCAAATTCCTGTCTTCATTGAAAAAAAAGATGACAAGCTTCTTCTCACGGGCCACATGATGAAGAACACGGATCACCACAAAGCTTTTGAAAAAAATCCGGCAGCACTTTGTGTGTTCACAGGTCCACACACTTATGTAAGCGCAACATGGTATAGCAACCCGCACCAGGCGTCCACGTGGAATTACATGTCGGTGCACGCAAAAGGAACGCTTCGTTTTTTAGGCGAAGAAGGATTGATTGACGTATTGCGAAAAACAAGTCTTCATTTCGAAAACGGAAACACGGCTTCGTCAACTTCCTTTGACAATCTTTCGGAAGATTATACATCCAGATTAATGAAAGCCATTGTTGCGTTCGAAATAGAAGTGGAAGAACTGGATACGGTTTTTAAATTGAGCCAGAACCGCGACGCAGAAAGTTACCGTAACATTGTTCAAAACTTAGAAAGAGGAGATGAAGACGCGGCTGCCGTTGCCAGCGAAATGAAACAACGCGAAGCAACGCTCTTTTCCTCGCCGAATTTTATTGCAGAAACGGAATAA
- a CDS encoding Mrp/NBP35 family ATP-binding protein, which translates to MIQEDVLKALSTVQEPDLGKDLVTLNMVRDVEINGDNISFTVVLTTPACPLKETIKRDCVNAIKSRVNNHANVTVNFTASTTTIRADKSNVLPGVKNIIAVVSGKGGVGKSTVSANLALALSQGGASVGLLDADIYGPSVPIMFGVRGERPMMTDVNGKAMIIPLERYNIKLLSIGLLVDEKSAVVWRGPMVSSAVRQFITDVKWGELDYLVIDMPPGTGDIHLTLLQTAPVTGVVVVTTPQDVALADAKKGIAMFGQAQMNVPIIGLVENMSYFTPAELPNNKYYIFGKEGGKRLADEYDLPFLGQIPLVQSIREGGDIGVPIMMSDDEVSKTAFEEFAGTVARSVSMRNANMKSEEVAETVEER; encoded by the coding sequence ATGATCCAGGAAGATGTACTAAAAGCCCTGAGCACCGTTCAGGAACCCGATTTGGGGAAAGACCTCGTAACGCTGAACATGGTAAGGGATGTTGAAATAAACGGCGACAATATTTCCTTCACCGTTGTGCTGACAACACCCGCTTGTCCGCTGAAGGAAACGATAAAAAGGGATTGCGTGAACGCCATTAAATCACGGGTAAATAACCACGCAAATGTCACCGTAAACTTTACGGCAAGCACCACTACCATTCGCGCAGATAAAAGCAACGTATTGCCCGGTGTAAAAAATATTATCGCCGTGGTTAGCGGCAAAGGCGGTGTGGGCAAAAGCACCGTATCGGCCAATCTTGCGTTGGCACTTTCGCAGGGCGGTGCAAGCGTAGGTTTGTTGGACGCCGACATTTATGGGCCAAGCGTTCCCATTATGTTTGGCGTTCGCGGCGAGCGGCCCATGATGACCGATGTGAACGGAAAAGCCATGATTATTCCCTTGGAACGGTACAACATAAAACTCTTAAGCATCGGTTTGTTGGTGGACGAAAAAAGCGCAGTGGTTTGGCGTGGACCGATGGTAAGCAGCGCCGTTCGTCAATTCATAACCGATGTAAAATGGGGTGAGTTGGATTACCTTGTCATTGACATGCCTCCCGGCACTGGCGACATTCACTTAACGCTCTTGCAAACCGCGCCGGTAACAGGTGTTGTCGTTGTTACCACGCCGCAAGACGTTGCCCTTGCTGATGCCAAAAAAGGCATTGCCATGTTTGGTCAGGCGCAAATGAACGTGCCCATTATCGGTCTTGTTGAAAACATGAGTTACTTCACACCGGCCGAATTGCCCAACAATAAATATTACATTTTTGGAAAAGAAGGCGGCAAGCGTTTGGCCGATGAATACGACCTGCCGTTCCTTGGACAAATTCCATTGGTGCAAAGCATCCGCGAAGGCGGCGATATCGGTGTGCCGATCATGATGAGTGACGATGAAGTTTCAAAAACAGCGTTTGAAGAATTTGCCGGTACGGTGGCCCGCAGCGTTTCCATGCGCAACGCAAACATGAAAAGCGAAGAAGTGGCTGAAACTGTGGAAGAACGATAA
- a CDS encoding carboxypeptidase-like regulatory domain-containing protein: MKKLLPLLFVFSFFLSKQSHAQFETVKDSVVQLYGIVMTADSLVGIPAVSVSIKGTTRGTVTNNQGVFSIVALKGDVVEFTHVSYKPKSITVPRNIPGNQYNIVQLMVEDTFYLPATIIKPRPSPEQFARDFANTKVPDDDIEIARQNNDAAKRRILLQSTPSDGGGATAMQFRNIANRAVYQGQIPPMNIFNPAAWSEFIKAWKRGDFKSK, translated from the coding sequence ATGAAAAAATTGCTACCCCTGCTGTTTGTCTTTTCTTTTTTTCTGAGCAAACAATCGCATGCCCAGTTTGAAACGGTGAAAGACTCGGTTGTGCAGTTGTACGGTATTGTAATGACGGCAGACAGCTTGGTGGGTATTCCGGCCGTGAGCGTATCCATCAAAGGAACAACCCGCGGAACGGTTACCAACAACCAGGGTGTGTTTTCCATCGTGGCTTTAAAAGGCGACGTGGTGGAGTTCACTCACGTAAGCTACAAGCCCAAGAGCATTACTGTTCCGCGTAACATTCCCGGCAATCAGTATAATATTGTTCAATTAATGGTAGAAGATACGTTTTATCTGCCGGCGACCATCATCAAACCCAGACCTTCACCTGAGCAGTTTGCCCGCGATTTTGCCAATACCAAAGTACCCGACGACGACATTGAAATTGCCCGCCAGAACAACGATGCCGCTAAGCGCAGAATACTTTTGCAAAGCACGCCTTCCGACGGCGGCGGTGCTACGGCCATGCAGTTTCGCAACATTGCCAATCGTGCGGTTTACCAGGGACAAATTCCGCCGATGAACATTTTTAACCCGGCAGCCTGGAGCGAATTTATCAAGGCCTGGAAGCGAGGAGACTTTAAGAGTAAATAG
- a CDS encoding zinc metalloprotease, producing MQKISFLLGVALLLAACQKTARPDVENKATETQNRKCASEEVLQAQLAADPSLRQRMKDIEDFTQNLIARGKLTRTEAVSGTVPVVVHVLYNTPQQNISDAQIKSQVDVLNEDFNLQNKDISGVPSVFVPREGTIGFRFQLAQTIRKQTSVTTWLPNDDMKYSSKGGDDVVDPDHKLNLWVCNLGDGLLGYAQFPGGKPATDGVVIGYFCFGRTGGKLEPRFDKGRTATHEIGHWMNLRHIWGDKTCGNDLVDDTPQATTYNFGCPSFPKYNSCNSGEIEMTMNYMDYTDDACMYMFTKGQSNRMNAVFFNGGPRSAFFQ from the coding sequence ATGCAAAAAATTTCTTTTCTGCTTGGGGTTGCTTTACTCCTTGCGGCCTGCCAAAAAACAGCCAGGCCAGACGTTGAAAACAAGGCAACCGAAACACAGAACCGAAAATGTGCTTCTGAGGAAGTCTTGCAAGCGCAATTGGCTGCAGACCCTTCTTTGCGCCAACGCATGAAAGACATCGAAGACTTTACGCAAAATCTAATTGCCCGCGGCAAATTGACGAGAACCGAAGCAGTTTCCGGCACTGTGCCTGTGGTGGTGCACGTGTTGTACAATACGCCGCAGCAAAATATTTCCGATGCGCAAATCAAATCGCAGGTTGACGTTTTGAACGAAGACTTCAATCTTCAGAACAAGGACATTTCCGGAGTGCCTTCCGTTTTTGTTCCACGCGAAGGGACCATCGGCTTTCGCTTTCAGTTGGCGCAAACAATTCGCAAGCAAACCTCCGTCACTACCTGGTTGCCTAACGACGACATGAAATACAGCTCGAAAGGCGGCGACGACGTAGTGGACCCAGACCATAAATTAAACCTTTGGGTGTGCAACCTTGGCGACGGTTTGTTGGGCTACGCTCAATTTCCGGGCGGCAAGCCTGCTACCGACGGAGTGGTAATCGGCTATTTCTGTTTTGGCCGCACGGGCGGAAAATTAGAACCACGCTTTGACAAAGGAAGAACGGCTACCCACGAAATCGGGCACTGGATGAACCTTCGCCACATTTGGGGCGATAAAACCTGTGGCAACGATTTGGTGGACGATACGCCGCAAGCCACAACCTACAACTTTGGCTGCCCTTCGTTTCCAAAATACAATAGCTGTAACAGCGGCGAAATTGAAATGACCATGAATTACATGGACTACACCGATGATGCCTGCATGTACATGTTTACAAAAGGACAATCAAACCGGATGAACGCTGTTTTTTTCAACGGTGGTCCGCGGTCAGCTTTTTTCCAATAA
- the fsa gene encoding fructose-6-phosphate aldolase, whose amino-acid sequence MKFFIDTANLAQIKEANELGILDGVTTNPSLMAKEGIKGQEAINQHYKTICEMVDGDISAEVLSTDFATIIEEGKKLAAIHSNIVVKVPMIKDGVKAIKWFTDNGIRTNCTLVFSAGQAILAAKAGAAYVSPFIGRIDDTGWDGMELIAQIANIFSLQGFKTEILAASIRNSNHIVRAAELGADVCTCPLDSILGLLKHPLTDIGLAKFLEDAKKM is encoded by the coding sequence ATGAAATTTTTCATTGACACAGCCAATCTTGCACAAATCAAAGAAGCAAATGAACTCGGTATTTTAGACGGCGTTACCACCAATCCGTCGCTGATGGCCAAAGAAGGCATTAAGGGCCAGGAAGCCATCAACCAGCATTACAAAACCATCTGCGAAATGGTGGACGGCGACATTTCGGCCGAGGTACTTTCAACCGACTTTGCCACCATCATTGAAGAAGGGAAAAAGCTCGCCGCCATTCATTCCAATATCGTGGTAAAAGTGCCGATGATTAAAGACGGCGTCAAAGCCATCAAATGGTTTACCGACAACGGCATCCGCACAAACTGTACGCTGGTTTTTTCCGCCGGACAAGCCATCCTTGCCGCAAAAGCCGGCGCAGCTTACGTTTCGCCTTTCATTGGCCGCATTGACGACACGGGTTGGGACGGCATGGAGCTCATTGCGCAAATTGCCAACATCTTTTCCCTGCAAGGCTTCAAAACAGAAATTCTTGCGGCATCAATCCGTAATTCCAATCACATTGTACGGGCTGCAGAATTGGGCGCTGACGTGTGTACTTGCCCTCTTGACTCTATCCTTGGTTTGTTGAAACATCCGCTGACCGATATTGGCCTGGCGAAATTCCTGGAAGACGCGAAGAAGATGTAA
- a CDS encoding type IX secretion system plug protein, protein MRYTFSLLVCFVTSLFANAQTVVYNPAIKSVKLFKAGDQTSFPAIVLNSGDLLQLEFDELGTSVKNYYCGFVLCNADWSPSGLTSFDYTRGFQSIRISTYRNSSLATMKYVHYSATVPDRNSAPSRSGNYLLKVFLNNDTTQLAFVKRFVVVNTMTQIAAQVQQPFNATLYRTGQKLQLGIQADRQINVLSPSDIKVAVLQNENWQTALFLDKPTIYRGNYFEYSDESITCFVGLKEFRWLDLRSLRLRSDRMERLDNMGDTVRVIVKPETSRNEQTYVYFRDLNGGFTIESYENINPYWQGDYAYTHFKYFPPGNKPLAGNDVYIFGEMTNYGADTTGLMHFNEESGAYEKTLLLKQGYYNYLYGTRPFRGGPLDFSQTEGNFWATENNYTVFVYYRPFGSRADECVGYTSFNSVFQRQGL, encoded by the coding sequence ATGCGCTACACTTTCTCGCTCCTTGTTTGCTTTGTAACTTCTTTGTTTGCCAATGCACAAACGGTGGTTTATAATCCTGCTATTAAATCGGTAAAACTTTTTAAAGCCGGTGATCAAACTTCGTTTCCAGCGATTGTTTTAAACAGCGGCGACCTGCTGCAACTGGAGTTTGACGAATTGGGCACAAGCGTCAAAAATTATTACTGCGGTTTTGTATTGTGCAACGCCGACTGGAGCCCAAGCGGACTGACAAGCTTTGATTACACCCGCGGGTTTCAAAGTATTCGCATTTCAACTTACCGCAATTCTTCGCTGGCAACCATGAAGTACGTGCATTACTCTGCAACCGTACCCGATAGAAACAGTGCGCCTTCGCGTTCGGGCAATTATCTCTTAAAAGTTTTTCTGAACAACGACACGACGCAATTGGCTTTTGTTAAACGCTTTGTTGTAGTGAACACGATGACGCAGATTGCGGCGCAAGTGCAACAACCGTTTAACGCAACGCTTTACCGCACGGGCCAAAAATTGCAACTCGGCATCCAGGCCGACAGGCAAATTAACGTCTTGAGTCCTTCGGATATAAAAGTGGCCGTGCTGCAAAACGAAAACTGGCAAACGGCTTTGTTCCTTGATAAGCCTACGATTTACCGCGGAAATTATTTTGAGTACAGTGACGAAAGCATCACGTGCTTTGTTGGCCTTAAAGAATTTCGTTGGCTGGACTTACGAAGCCTGCGCTTGAGAAGTGACCGCATGGAGAGATTGGACAACATGGGCGATACGGTACGTGTGATTGTAAAGCCCGAGACCAGCCGCAACGAACAAACCTATGTTTATTTCCGCGACCTGAACGGCGGCTTTACCATTGAGTCTTACGAAAACATCAACCCTTACTGGCAAGGCGATTATGCCTACACGCACTTCAAATATTTTCCACCGGGCAACAAGCCGCTGGCCGGAAACGATGTTTATATTTTTGGCGAAATGACGAATTACGGCGCCGACACAACGGGCCTGATGCATTTTAACGAAGAAAGCGGCGCTTACGAAAAAACATTGCTGCTCAAACAAGGCTATTACAATTATCTCTACGGCACACGGCCCTTTCGCGGCGGCCCGCTCGACTTCTCACAAACGGAAGGAAATTTTTGGGCAACGGAAAACAACTATACAGTCTTTGTTTATTATCGTCCCTTTGGCAGCCGCGCAGACGAGTGCGTTGGTTATACGAGTTTCAATTCTGTCTTTCAGCGGCAGGGACTGTAG
- a CDS encoding ABC transporter permease has translation MNVSSFIAQRIAFNRQKSFSRFIIRLSILATVISVAVMIITLSVVNGFQKTVSEKVFSFWGHVRIASLQPGKASIAEEEPIHQAPELIRSIKQNPQIQSVYPFATKYAILKTTEEMEGVLLKGFDSSYGFKNLQQFLQPGGRWPQFNDSTYSREIVISTYTASQLHLKLSDRVLIYFVRADGTLRPDKLTIVGIYKTGIEEYDKTFAIGDLKLIRRLNNWAEDEIGGYEIFLKDYKQMDAVSRTIYNDPHFPHGQNFQPGAESGATVWETKTARELYPNIFDWLGVQDTNQFILIIIMVVVAAINLITCLIILVLERVRMIGILKALGASNWTVQKIFLYQSGIITFTGVVIGTLFALALLFLQMKTGFVRLKEEAYFMDTATVQILWWQVAIVCAGTIIISVLILFIPSLLVRKIQPIKAIHFR, from the coding sequence GTGAACGTTTCTTCTTTCATTGCCCAGCGCATTGCCTTTAACCGGCAAAAATCGTTCTCGCGGTTCATCATCCGGCTTTCCATTTTGGCAACGGTCATTAGCGTGGCGGTAATGATCATCACGCTTTCGGTGGTCAATGGCTTTCAAAAAACAGTGAGCGAAAAAGTGTTTTCCTTTTGGGGACACGTACGCATTGCCAGCCTACAACCCGGCAAGGCTTCCATTGCCGAAGAAGAACCAATTCACCAGGCCCCGGAACTTATTCGTTCCATCAAACAAAATCCGCAGATACAATCCGTTTATCCCTTTGCAACAAAATATGCGATTTTAAAAACCACGGAAGAAATGGAAGGCGTGTTGTTGAAAGGATTTGACAGTTCATACGGCTTTAAAAACCTTCAACAATTTTTACAGCCCGGCGGACGCTGGCCGCAGTTTAACGACAGCACGTATTCGCGGGAAATTGTCATTTCAACGTACACGGCTTCGCAGCTTCATTTAAAACTAAGCGACCGTGTGCTGATTTATTTTGTTCGCGCCGACGGCACACTGCGCCCCGACAAACTAACCATTGTCGGCATTTATAAAACAGGCATTGAAGAATATGACAAGACTTTTGCCATTGGTGATTTAAAGCTCATCCGGCGCCTGAACAATTGGGCAGAAGACGAAATTGGCGGTTATGAAATTTTTCTGAAAGATTACAAGCAGATGGACGCAGTAAGCCGCACTATTTACAACGATCCACACTTTCCGCACGGACAGAATTTTCAGCCGGGAGCGGAAAGCGGCGCTACGGTTTGGGAAACAAAAACAGCACGGGAGCTTTATCCAAACATATTTGACTGGCTTGGTGTGCAGGATACCAACCAGTTTATTTTGATCATCATTATGGTAGTGGTGGCCGCCATTAATTTAATCACCTGCTTGATTATTTTGGTGCTGGAACGAGTGCGCATGATCGGCATTTTAAAAGCGCTCGGCGCCAGCAATTGGACGGTTCAAAAAATATTTCTTTATCAATCCGGCATCATTACGTTTACAGGTGTTGTCATCGGGACCTTGTTTGCCCTGGCACTTTTGTTTTTGCAAATGAAAACAGGCTTTGTACGCCTAAAAGAAGAAGCCTATTTTATGGACACGGCCACTGTGCAAATTCTTTGGTGGCAGGTGGCGATTGTTTGTGCAGGCACCATCATTATTTCCGTTTTAATTCTCTTTATTCCTTCCCTGCTCGTGCGAAAAATTCAGCCGATTAAGGCAATACATTTCAGGTAA